Genomic window (Mycolicibacterium smegmatis):
GTTCGTCGCCGAGGCAGGCGATCTCGGCCGCCCCGAGGACCCGTGGTCCACACCTCGTGTGGTGTACCTGCAGCATGCATCCGATCCGATCGCGTGGTGGAACACCGATCTGCTGTTCTCCAAACCGGACTGGTTGCGCGAGCCGCGCGGGTACGACGTGTCCCCGCACACCGAGTGGATACCCGTGGTGACGTTCCTGCAGGTGTCCGCCGACATGGCCGTGGCGGTGGACGTCCCCGACGGGCACGGGCACGTCTACGTCAAGAACGTGGCCGACGCGTGGGCGGCGATCATGCGGCCGCCGGGCTGGACCCCGGAGAAGACCGAGAGGCTGCGCCCGCTGCTCACCAACAACGAGAGCGCCTGAGCCGCAAAGCTCAGACCTGACCGGCCGCGACCAGCGCGTGGTAGCCGCCGATGACGTCGGTGGCCCGGTGCAGCCCCAGGTCGAGCAGTGCGGCCGCGGCCAGGCTCGACGTGTAGCCCTCCGAGCACAGGATAACCCAGTACACGTCGTCGTCGACGGCCTGCGGGATCTTCGCCTCGCTCGTGGGATCGCAGCGCCACTCCAGCACGTTGCGTTCGATCACGAGCGCGCCGGGCACCTCACCCTCGTGCGCGCGCTGCGCGGCCGGGCGGATGTCGACCAGCACCGCGCCGTTGTCCAGCGCCGCCGGCAGGTCCTCAGCGGCAAGCCGGACGAGCCGCGCGCGGGCGGCTTCGAGGATCGTGTCGATGCGGCTCATGTCAGCCCTCCGGCGCGTCGGTCAGCTCGGTGCGGCTGCGGCGCAGTGTGTTCTGTTGCGTCACTTCGTAGTACGACATCGCGGTGAGCGGGGGCGAGTACGCGTGCACGCTCAGGGTGGGGCCGATCACGGGCCCGGGGGCCCGCACGACGTCGTGGACCCAGCCGAGCGGGAACGCGGCCTGGCTGCCCGCCGACAGCCGCCGGTGCCGCAGCGCCTCACCGTCCCAGCGGGTTTCGGTCAGCGCACCCGACACCACGGTGAGCGCACCGAGCGAACCCCCGTGATCGTGCAGTTCGGTCGAGCGGTCGGGAACCCAGCTGATCAGCCACACGTCGAGTTCGTCGTTGCCGTCCAGGCGCGTGTACCAGCGCTCGTCTTCGGGCAGGTCGCGCAGCAGCCGGTCGTAACGGCCGGACAGCACGGCATCCGCGGCGCGGTCGGTGGTGTTCAGCAGGTCGGGTAGCCGCAGCCGGGTGGGAGCCGAGACGGCGGGGACGGTCGCGGACGTGCCGAGGGCAGCAGAACCGGAAGAAACGGTGGTGAGCATGAAGAGAACTCCGGGAAATGAAAGTCGGATGGAAGAAACGGGTGCGCGGCTCTACTGAGCCCGACAACACCCTTTGATCCCGGTCCGTGCCTTCATGGCCGCCAGTGTTGCATAGATTGGCCTCATGCGCAGTTACCCGTGGGCCCGCAAGACTGCCGCCGGATTCGCGGCGGCCGCCGGTCTGAGCCTGCTGACGGCATGCGGCTCGGACACCGGCAAGAACACCGAGGAAGGCCAACCGGCCGAATCCTCCTCCGTTTCCGCACCCGCCTCCACGAGCGCCGAGGCGGCACCGCCGACCGTCGCGCCGGGTGAGGTGGGGGTGTCGCCGGGCGGGGTCACGACGGCCGTGGGCGCGCCCGCGCAGTCCACTGAAGAGGAGTATTTCCAGGCCTGTCACGCCGCCAAGGTGTGGATGGACGAAAAGGGCGGCGACCCCAGGGCGCAGATCGAGCCGTATCTGGCGAGCCTGCAGGCGCCCGATGCCGCACCCGGTCCCGGGACCTACGACAAGACGTGGGCCGAGCTCGAACCGGCCCGCCAGGCCGCGGTCATCGTGGCCGTGGCTGCCGCGGCCGACGACATGTGCGGCTAGTTCGGATCACTTCGAATCACGCTGTGTCAAATCCGGTCCGGATCTGGCCGGCCGCGCCGATGTCGCCGTCGATGTAGCGCTGTAGCGTCGGGCCGACGGCGTCGAGGACCTCGTCCTCACGCATCGACGCGACCGGTTCGATGCGCCAGACATACCGCATGAGCGCGAACCCGATGGTCTGTGACGCGACCAGACCGGCCCTGGTGCGGCGCACGCGCTCGTCGTCGCCCATGGTCGCGATCACACCGATCAGGCTGCGCTCGACGACCTTCCGCAGCTTCTCGTGCGTGGTGGGCTCGTGCGCGGCGGTCTGCAGGATCGCGCGCAGCACCGGGCCCACCTCGTCGTCGGCCCAGCTGTCGAGCAGCAGGCGCAGCACGGCACGGCCGGTGTCGCCGACCGGTGCCTGCCACGTGGCGACCACGGCGTCGAGCCACTTCTGCGGCGGGTCGGTGGCGGCGTCGAGCAGGCCCTCCTTGGAGCCGTAGTAGTGGTAGACCAGCGCCGGGTCCACGTCCGCGGCGCGGGCCACGGCCCGGATGGTGGTGCCGGCCCACCCGCTTTCGGCGAACGTCTCGCGCGCGGCGGCGAGGATGCGCGCTGCCAGGACGCCCCGATCGTCGCGCGGTCCGGGGGTCGCGCGCGCTGAACGTTTCACCATGCCGAGAATTTCTCCTTGCGTTGAAACTAGTTTCATCGTACCGTGAAATTAGTCTCAACGATGCGTGAAAATATTGGAGATCCCATGCCCACGAACACTGACGTGGCCGCGCTCGACCGCCCATGGCGGCGACCGGGTGCGGCGCGCTACGCGTTGTCCCGGTTGCGCGGGTTCGTCCGCACGCCGGTCGAGGTCTATGAACCCGAACCCGGGAGCGTGACCGTGCGGCACGACGTGCCGGTGACGACGCGTGACGGCACGGTGCTGCGTGTGAACGTCCACCTGCCCGCGGGCGAGAACCCGGTGCCCGTGCTGCTGTGTGCGCATCCGTACGGCAAGGACAAGGTGCCGGTGCGCAAGAAGCGGGGCCGCGGATATGCGCTGCCGTTCCAGTACCGCGTGCTGCGTCAGCCCGCGCGTGTGCGGTTTTCGTCGCTGACCACGTGGGAGGCCCCCGACCCGGCATGGTGGACGAAACAGGGCTTCGCCGTGGTGAATTGCGATCTGCGGGGCGCAGGCACATCCGGCGGCGTGGGATCACCGCTGTCGGACCAGGAGGGTGAGGACGTCTACGACCTCGTCGAGTGGGCTGCGGCGCAACCGTGGAGCACGGGCGCGGTCGGCATGATCGGCGTGTCCTATCTGGCGATCTCGCAGTGGAAGTCCGCGGCGCTGCGTCCACCGCATCTGCGGGCCATCGTGCCGTGGGAGGGCATGACCGACCCCTACCGCGACCTGCTGCACCCCGGTGGCATCGCCGAAACCGGGTTCATCAAGCTGTGGAGCCGCAGCCTGCGGGACACCCGGTTGAAATACGACCTGGGCAAGGAGAATTCGTCGCGCCCCCGTTACGACGACTGGTGGCGTTCACTGGTCCCCGCCCTCGACCGCATCGAGGTGCCCGCACTGATCTGCGGAAGCTTCTCCGACAACAACCTGCACACCCGCGGGTCCGTCCGCGGCTTCGAGCAGATCGGTTCTGCCGAACGTCACCTCTACACCCACCGCGGCGGCAAGTGGGCGGCGTTCTACTCCGACGACGCGCTGCGGACCCAGCTGGCGTTCCTGGTTCGGCATCTGCGCGGCGGCACCGCGCAGGAACTACCGCGCGTGCGTCTCGAGGTGCGGGAAAGTCGCGATCGCGTCGTCGCGGTGCGCGACGAGGCGCAGTGGCCGCTCCCCTCGACCCGGTGGACGCCGCTGTACCTGCACGACGCAGGCCTGCGGGCCGCACCGCCGGACGCCGCCGGATCGATCTCGTTCGACACCCGCAGGGCCGCAGCGCGTTTCGGCTGGACGCTACCCGAGGACACCGAACTCACCGGCCCCATGGCGCTCCGCCTGTACCTCTCGGCCGACACCGACGATGTCGACCTGTTCGTGGGCGTCGAGAAGTGGGACGGCGCGCGCTACGTCCCGTTCGAGGGGTCCTACGGCTTCGGCCGTGACCGCGTCACCACGGGGTGGCTGCGCGCGTCGATGCGTGCGCTCGACGAGTCGCGGTCCCGTCCGTTCGAGCCCGTGCCCACCTTCACCGACCCACGGCCGCTACGGCCGGGAGAGGTTGTGCCGGTGGACATCCCGCTCGGCCCGTCGTCGACGTTGTTCCGTGCCGGCGAACAGTTGCGGCTGGTGGTGGCGGGCCGCTGGCTGTGGCCGCGCAACCCGCTGACGGGCCAGTTCCCCGCCGCCTACGAGCGGCGCTCGCGCGGCACAGCCACGCTGCACTGGGGCCCGGACCGTCAGGCACGCCTGCTGGTTCCCGTCGTCGGTGACGCACCTCGGTGACGCACAATGAGAGCATGCGCGTCGCCTTGGCTCTCGGTAGTGGCAGCGCCCGCGGCTATGCCCACATCGGGGTCATCAACGAATTGCGCGCCCGCGGCTACGAGATCGTCGGGATCTCCGGGTCGTCGATGGGTGCGCTGGTCGGCGGGCTGTACGCGGCGGGCAAGCTCGACGAGTTCGCCGAGTGGGCCTGCACGCTCACCCAGCGTGCGGTGCTGCGACTGCTGGACCCGTCGCTGTCGGCCGCGGGGATCCTGCGGGCCGAGAAGATCCTCGACGCGGTGCGCGACATCCTCGGAGACGTCACCATCGAGGAGTTGCCCATCCCCTACACCGCGGTCGCGACCGATCTGATCACCGGTAAGGCGGTGTGGCTGCAACGCGGTCGCGTGGACACCGCGATCCGCGCCTCGATCGCGATCCCCGGGGTGATCGCACCGCACGTGCACGACGGCAGGCTGCTCGGCGACGGCGGCATCCTCGACCCCCTTCCGATGGCGCCGATCGCGTCCGTCAACGCCGATCTGACCATCGCGGTCAGCGTCTCGGGCAGTGAGACTCCGCCGGAGACGGCGTCGGAAGCCCACTCCGAGCCCGCCGAGGGCGGCGGAACCAAGCCCACCACCGAATGGCTCAACCGCATGATGCGCAGCACGTCGGCGGTGCTCGACACCGCCGCGGTGCGCAGCGTGCTCGACCGGCCGACCTCACGCGCCGTGCTCAGCAGGTTCGGGGTGTCGGTCACCGAATCCGACGACGGCACCGACGCGTCAGAGGACGCAACGGTTCCGGAGTCGTCCGCCGAACCCGCGGGGGTCCCCCGGCTCGGCAGTTTCGAGGTCATGTACCGCACGATCGACATCGCGCAGGCCGCGCTGGCGCGGCACACCCTCGCGGCCTATCCGCCGGATCTGCTGATCGAGGTGCCGCGCACGGTGTGCCGCAGCCTGGAGTTCAACCGTGCGGCCGAGGTGATCGAGACGGGCCGGCGGCTGGCGGCCGAGGCGCTCGACAGCTAGTCAGACCGCGAGTTCTTCCAGGAACTCCGCGATCTCGCGGGCCTCGCGGCGCCCTTGTGCGCGTCCGGCCCTGGCCGACGGGATCCGGCATGCCGGGTCGAGCGGATTGGAACCGAACGCGTCGAGCGAGTCGTCGTCGGCGTAGATGCTCAGCGCGGCCCCGGGGAATTCGGAGATTTCCTCGGCGATGCCGCCGGGATCGAACGGCGACGGTGCCGACTGCCCCGCCGGGATGAACACCACCGCGGTCTGGCAGTCGACCGCCAGCTCGAGGTTGATGCTGCTGCTCACGCCGCCGTCGATGTAGCGGCGGTCCCCGATCGTGACGGGCGGCCACGCCCCGGGCACGGCACAACTCGCGGCCACCGCGTCGACCAGGTCGACGCCGGAGTGCCGGTCGAACCCGACGAGTTCACCGGTCGCGATGTCGATGGCCGCGATCCGGAGGATTCGCTCCTGTGGCCACTCGTGCGACGGCAGGCGCGCGGCGATCACCTCGCGTCGCACCGATTCGGGCACGGTCTGTGTCTGCGCCGCGATTTCTCCGATGCGCCGCAGCTTCTGGGCCTTGGTGGTGCCCGGGGTGAGCATGGCGTCGACGAACAGTTCGCTGATCGTGCCGATGCCGGCCGTCGGCGCGAGTTCGGCCGACGCGTCGCCCACCTGGCGCTCGTACAACTCGTCCAGGCTCAGTCCGCTGCTCAACTGCGCGGCCACCGTCGAGCCTGCCGAGGTGCCCACCAGCACGTCACTGCCGAGCAGGGCCTGGGCCGTCTCCGGCGATTCGTCGGCGATGCCGCGCAGAATTCCGGTCTCCCAGGCAATTCCCGCTATACCGCCGCCGGCGAGTACGAGTGCACGTTTCGAATCCACGTTGATCCAGTGTGCCAGGACTACCCTCGGTTCTGAGCCCGCGCCGGTGTCCTGCGCGGAGACGAAGGGATTGCCATGACCGCAACGATGCGTGCCGAACGCTTCTATGCCGACACCAAAAAAGTTGTCGTGGAGGATGTTCCGGTCCCCGAGCCCGGTCATGGCGAGGTCCTGGTGAA
Coding sequences:
- a CDS encoding CocE/NonD family hydrolase; its protein translation is MPTNTDVAALDRPWRRPGAARYALSRLRGFVRTPVEVYEPEPGSVTVRHDVPVTTRDGTVLRVNVHLPAGENPVPVLLCAHPYGKDKVPVRKKRGRGYALPFQYRVLRQPARVRFSSLTTWEAPDPAWWTKQGFAVVNCDLRGAGTSGGVGSPLSDQEGEDVYDLVEWAAAQPWSTGAVGMIGVSYLAISQWKSAALRPPHLRAIVPWEGMTDPYRDLLHPGGIAETGFIKLWSRSLRDTRLKYDLGKENSSRPRYDDWWRSLVPALDRIEVPALICGSFSDNNLHTRGSVRGFEQIGSAERHLYTHRGGKWAAFYSDDALRTQLAFLVRHLRGGTAQELPRVRLEVRESRDRVVAVRDEAQWPLPSTRWTPLYLHDAGLRAAPPDAAGSISFDTRRAAARFGWTLPEDTELTGPMALRLYLSADTDDVDLFVGVEKWDGARYVPFEGSYGFGRDRVTTGWLRASMRALDESRSRPFEPVPTFTDPRPLRPGEVVPVDIPLGPSSTLFRAGEQLRLVVAGRWLWPRNPLTGQFPAAYERRSRGTATLHWGPDRQARLLVPVVGDAPR
- the lpqV gene encoding lipoprotein LpqV, whose amino-acid sequence is MRSYPWARKTAAGFAAAAGLSLLTACGSDTGKNTEEGQPAESSSVSAPASTSAEAAPPTVAPGEVGVSPGGVTTAVGAPAQSTEEEYFQACHAAKVWMDEKGGDPRAQIEPYLASLQAPDAAPGPGTYDKTWAELEPARQAAVIVAVAAAADDMCG
- a CDS encoding cysteine dioxygenase; the protein is MLTTVSSGSAALGTSATVPAVSAPTRLRLPDLLNTTDRAADAVLSGRYDRLLRDLPEDERWYTRLDGNDELDVWLISWVPDRSTELHDHGGSLGALTVVSGALTETRWDGEALRHRRLSAGSQAAFPLGWVHDVVRAPGPVIGPTLSVHAYSPPLTAMSYYEVTQQNTLRRSRTELTDAPEG
- a CDS encoding rhodanese-like domain-containing protein, with product MSRIDTILEAARARLVRLAAEDLPAALDNGAVLVDIRPAAQRAHEGEVPGALVIERNVLEWRCDPTSEAKIPQAVDDDVYWVILCSEGYTSSLAAAALLDLGLHRATDVIGGYHALVAAGQV
- a CDS encoding patatin-like phospholipase family protein, with the translated sequence MRVALALGSGSARGYAHIGVINELRARGYEIVGISGSSMGALVGGLYAAGKLDEFAEWACTLTQRAVLRLLDPSLSAAGILRAEKILDAVRDILGDVTIEELPIPYTAVATDLITGKAVWLQRGRVDTAIRASIAIPGVIAPHVHDGRLLGDGGILDPLPMAPIASVNADLTIAVSVSGSETPPETASEAHSEPAEGGGTKPTTEWLNRMMRSTSAVLDTAAVRSVLDRPTSRAVLSRFGVSVTESDDGTDASEDATVPESSAEPAGVPRLGSFEVMYRTIDIAQAALARHTLAAYPPDLLIEVPRTVCRSLEFNRAAEVIETGRRLAAEALDS
- a CDS encoding patatin-like phospholipase family protein; its protein translation is MDSKRALVLAGGGIAGIAWETGILRGIADESPETAQALLGSDVLVGTSAGSTVAAQLSSGLSLDELYERQVGDASAELAPTAGIGTISELFVDAMLTPGTTKAQKLRRIGEIAAQTQTVPESVRREVIAARLPSHEWPQERILRIAAIDIATGELVGFDRHSGVDLVDAVAASCAVPGAWPPVTIGDRRYIDGGVSSSINLELAVDCQTAVVFIPAGQSAPSPFDPGGIAEEISEFPGAALSIYADDDSLDAFGSNPLDPACRIPSARAGRAQGRREAREIAEFLEELAV
- a CDS encoding TetR family transcriptional regulator; this encodes MVKRSARATPGPRDDRGVLAARILAAARETFAESGWAGTTIRAVARAADVDPALVYHYYGSKEGLLDAATDPPQKWLDAVVATWQAPVGDTGRAVLRLLLDSWADDEVGPVLRAILQTAAHEPTTHEKLRKVVERSLIGVIATMGDDERVRRTRAGLVASQTIGFALMRYVWRIEPVASMREDEVLDAVGPTLQRYIDGDIGAAGQIRTGFDTA